The following are from one region of the Channa argus isolate prfri chromosome 6, Channa argus male v1.0, whole genome shotgun sequence genome:
- the LOC137129311 gene encoding galectin-4-like isoform X4 codes for MFAAPPGYQPIYNPTIPYLAPITGGLREGMSIYLHGFIPENTTRFFINLLCGEYESSDVAFHFSPRFDGWDKVVFNSCQNGYWESEEMIHRMPFCRGQGFEMVISVTSHGYQLRINGNEFHHFKHRIPFDRVYALHITGDVSIQTINVIGGGMGGGMCGGMGMGGGYPGAGMGGGYAGGVFGGGGYPVGMGGGYQEAPGPGMGCGYPAGMGGVMGGEFPGPNLPGMCGEPIFHPTLPFSVMIPRGMFHRRTIIIRGMVPYGGSRMCINFVASRSRDIVFHMNHRLREGILTRNSMFGGNWGQEEMELSMNPFMEGQYFDISIRCGRHKFKVFVNGQPLFDYSHRFHAFHEIDMLEIEGDVQISYVHF; via the exons ATGTTTGCGGCTCCTCCTGGATACCAGCCCATCTACAACCCG ACGATTCCCTATCTGGCTCCCATAACTGGAGGGCTGAGGGAGGGGATGTCCATTTACCTCCATGGGTTCATTCCTGAAAATACTACCAG ATTCTTTATCAACTTGCTCTGTGGCGAGTACGAGTCCAGCGATGTTGCCTTCCACTTCAGCCCTCGATTTGATGGCTGGGACAAGGTGGTCTTCAACTCTTGCCAAAATGGATACTGGGAGTCTGAGGAAATGATTCATCGTATGCCCTTTTGTAGGGGGCAGGGCTTTGAAATGGTGATCTCAGTCACTTCACACGGCTACCAG CTCCGAATCAATGGGAATGAGTTCCACCATTTCAAACACCGCATCCCTTTCGACAGAGTGTATGCATTGCACATCACAGGAGACGTTTCCATCCAGACGATTAATGTCATCGGG GGTGGAATGGGTGGTGGCATGTGTGGAGGAATGGGAATGGGA GGTGGATATCCAGGAGCTGGCATGGGA GGAGGATATGCAGGAGGAGTCTTCGGG GGAGGAGGGTACCCTGTTGGAATGGGA GGAGGATATCAAGAAGCTCCAGGACCTGGTATGGGA TGCGGATATCCAGCAGGGATGGGTGGCGTTATGGGG GGTGAATTCCCAGGACCCAACCTGCCG GGCATGTGCGGGGAACCAATATTCCACCCT ACTCTGCCTTTCTCTGTCATGATCCCACGTGGGATGTTCCATAGAAGGACCATCATCATCAGAGGCATGGTGCCTTACGGAGGTAGTAG AATGTGCATCAACTTTGTGGCTAGCAGGTCCCGGGACATTGTCTTCCACATGAACCACAGGCTGAGGGAGGGGATCTTGACGAGAAACAGCATGTTTGGAGGAAACTGGGGCCAAGAGGAAATGGAGCTCAGCATGAACCCCTTCATGGAGGGACAGTATTTCGAT atctCAATTCGTTGTGGGCGCCACAAGTTTAAGGTGTTTGTGAATGGACAGCCCTTGTTTGACTACTCCCACCGCTTCCACGCTTTTCACGAAATTGACATGCTGGAGATCGAAGGCGACGTGCAGATCTCCTACGTCCACTTctga
- the LOC137129311 gene encoding galectin-4-like isoform X1, which yields MFAAPPGYQPIYNPTIPYLAPITGGLREGMSIYLHGFIPENTTRFFINLLCGEYESSDVAFHFSPRFDGWDKVVFNSCQNGYWESEEMIHRMPFCRGQGFEMVISVTSHGYQLRINGNEFHHFKHRIPFDRVYALHITGDVSIQTINVIGGGMGGGMCGGMGMGGGYPGAGMGGGYPGGVDVVVGGGMGGGYAGGVFGGGGYPVGMGGGYQEAPGPGMGCGYPAGMGGVMGGEFPGPNLPGMCGEPIFHPTLPFSVMIPRGMFHRRTIIIRGMVPYGGSRMCINFVASRSRDIVFHMNHRLREGILTRNSMFGGNWGQEEMELSMNPFMEGQYFDISIRCGRHKFKVFVNGQPLFDYSHRFHAFHEIDMLEIEGDVQISYVHF from the exons ATGTTTGCGGCTCCTCCTGGATACCAGCCCATCTACAACCCG ACGATTCCCTATCTGGCTCCCATAACTGGAGGGCTGAGGGAGGGGATGTCCATTTACCTCCATGGGTTCATTCCTGAAAATACTACCAG ATTCTTTATCAACTTGCTCTGTGGCGAGTACGAGTCCAGCGATGTTGCCTTCCACTTCAGCCCTCGATTTGATGGCTGGGACAAGGTGGTCTTCAACTCTTGCCAAAATGGATACTGGGAGTCTGAGGAAATGATTCATCGTATGCCCTTTTGTAGGGGGCAGGGCTTTGAAATGGTGATCTCAGTCACTTCACACGGCTACCAG CTCCGAATCAATGGGAATGAGTTCCACCATTTCAAACACCGCATCCCTTTCGACAGAGTGTATGCATTGCACATCACAGGAGACGTTTCCATCCAGACGATTAATGTCATCGGG GGTGGAATGGGTGGTGGCATGTGTGGAGGAATGGGAATGGGA GGTGGATATCCAGGAGCTGGCATGGGA GGAGGATACCCAGGCGGGGTGGATGTTGTAGTGGGTGGAGGAATGGGA GGAGGATATGCAGGAGGAGTCTTCGGG GGAGGAGGGTACCCTGTTGGAATGGGA GGAGGATATCAAGAAGCTCCAGGACCTGGTATGGGA TGCGGATATCCAGCAGGGATGGGTGGCGTTATGGGG GGTGAATTCCCAGGACCCAACCTGCCG GGCATGTGCGGGGAACCAATATTCCACCCT ACTCTGCCTTTCTCTGTCATGATCCCACGTGGGATGTTCCATAGAAGGACCATCATCATCAGAGGCATGGTGCCTTACGGAGGTAGTAG AATGTGCATCAACTTTGTGGCTAGCAGGTCCCGGGACATTGTCTTCCACATGAACCACAGGCTGAGGGAGGGGATCTTGACGAGAAACAGCATGTTTGGAGGAAACTGGGGCCAAGAGGAAATGGAGCTCAGCATGAACCCCTTCATGGAGGGACAGTATTTCGAT atctCAATTCGTTGTGGGCGCCACAAGTTTAAGGTGTTTGTGAATGGACAGCCCTTGTTTGACTACTCCCACCGCTTCCACGCTTTTCACGAAATTGACATGCTGGAGATCGAAGGCGACGTGCAGATCTCCTACGTCCACTTctga
- the LOC137129311 gene encoding galectin-4-like isoform X2: MFAAPPGYQPIYNPTIPYLAPITGGLREGMSIYLHGFIPENTTRFFINLLCGEYESSDVAFHFSPRFDGWDKVVFNSCQNGYWESEEMIHRMPFCRGQGFEMVISVTSHGYQLRINGNEFHHFKHRIPFDRVYALHITGDVSIQTINVIGGGMGGGMCGGMGMGGGYPGAGMGGGYPGGVDVVVGGGMGGGYAGGVFGGGYQEAPGPGMGCGYPAGMGGVMGGEFPGPNLPGMCGEPIFHPTLPFSVMIPRGMFHRRTIIIRGMVPYGGSRMCINFVASRSRDIVFHMNHRLREGILTRNSMFGGNWGQEEMELSMNPFMEGQYFDISIRCGRHKFKVFVNGQPLFDYSHRFHAFHEIDMLEIEGDVQISYVHF; encoded by the exons ATGTTTGCGGCTCCTCCTGGATACCAGCCCATCTACAACCCG ACGATTCCCTATCTGGCTCCCATAACTGGAGGGCTGAGGGAGGGGATGTCCATTTACCTCCATGGGTTCATTCCTGAAAATACTACCAG ATTCTTTATCAACTTGCTCTGTGGCGAGTACGAGTCCAGCGATGTTGCCTTCCACTTCAGCCCTCGATTTGATGGCTGGGACAAGGTGGTCTTCAACTCTTGCCAAAATGGATACTGGGAGTCTGAGGAAATGATTCATCGTATGCCCTTTTGTAGGGGGCAGGGCTTTGAAATGGTGATCTCAGTCACTTCACACGGCTACCAG CTCCGAATCAATGGGAATGAGTTCCACCATTTCAAACACCGCATCCCTTTCGACAGAGTGTATGCATTGCACATCACAGGAGACGTTTCCATCCAGACGATTAATGTCATCGGG GGTGGAATGGGTGGTGGCATGTGTGGAGGAATGGGAATGGGA GGTGGATATCCAGGAGCTGGCATGGGA GGAGGATACCCAGGCGGGGTGGATGTTGTAGTGGGTGGAGGAATGGGA GGAGGATATGCAGGAGGAGTCTTCGGG GGAGGATATCAAGAAGCTCCAGGACCTGGTATGGGA TGCGGATATCCAGCAGGGATGGGTGGCGTTATGGGG GGTGAATTCCCAGGACCCAACCTGCCG GGCATGTGCGGGGAACCAATATTCCACCCT ACTCTGCCTTTCTCTGTCATGATCCCACGTGGGATGTTCCATAGAAGGACCATCATCATCAGAGGCATGGTGCCTTACGGAGGTAGTAG AATGTGCATCAACTTTGTGGCTAGCAGGTCCCGGGACATTGTCTTCCACATGAACCACAGGCTGAGGGAGGGGATCTTGACGAGAAACAGCATGTTTGGAGGAAACTGGGGCCAAGAGGAAATGGAGCTCAGCATGAACCCCTTCATGGAGGGACAGTATTTCGAT atctCAATTCGTTGTGGGCGCCACAAGTTTAAGGTGTTTGTGAATGGACAGCCCTTGTTTGACTACTCCCACCGCTTCCACGCTTTTCACGAAATTGACATGCTGGAGATCGAAGGCGACGTGCAGATCTCCTACGTCCACTTctga
- the LOC137129311 gene encoding galectin-4-like isoform X6: MFAAPPGYQPIYNPTIPYLAPITGGLREGMSIYLHGFIPENTTRFFINLLCGEYESSDVAFHFSPRFDGWDKVVFNSCQNGYWESEEMIHRMPFCRGQGFEMVISVTSHGYQLRINGNEFHHFKHRIPFDRVYALHITGDVSIQTINVIGGGMGGGMCGGMGMGGGYPGAGMGGGYQEAPGPGMGCGYPAGMGGVMGGEFPGPNLPGMCGEPIFHPTLPFSVMIPRGMFHRRTIIIRGMVPYGGSRMCINFVASRSRDIVFHMNHRLREGILTRNSMFGGNWGQEEMELSMNPFMEGQYFDISIRCGRHKFKVFVNGQPLFDYSHRFHAFHEIDMLEIEGDVQISYVHF; the protein is encoded by the exons ATGTTTGCGGCTCCTCCTGGATACCAGCCCATCTACAACCCG ACGATTCCCTATCTGGCTCCCATAACTGGAGGGCTGAGGGAGGGGATGTCCATTTACCTCCATGGGTTCATTCCTGAAAATACTACCAG ATTCTTTATCAACTTGCTCTGTGGCGAGTACGAGTCCAGCGATGTTGCCTTCCACTTCAGCCCTCGATTTGATGGCTGGGACAAGGTGGTCTTCAACTCTTGCCAAAATGGATACTGGGAGTCTGAGGAAATGATTCATCGTATGCCCTTTTGTAGGGGGCAGGGCTTTGAAATGGTGATCTCAGTCACTTCACACGGCTACCAG CTCCGAATCAATGGGAATGAGTTCCACCATTTCAAACACCGCATCCCTTTCGACAGAGTGTATGCATTGCACATCACAGGAGACGTTTCCATCCAGACGATTAATGTCATCGGG GGTGGAATGGGTGGTGGCATGTGTGGAGGAATGGGAATGGGA GGTGGATATCCAGGAGCTGGCATGGGA GGAGGATATCAAGAAGCTCCAGGACCTGGTATGGGA TGCGGATATCCAGCAGGGATGGGTGGCGTTATGGGG GGTGAATTCCCAGGACCCAACCTGCCG GGCATGTGCGGGGAACCAATATTCCACCCT ACTCTGCCTTTCTCTGTCATGATCCCACGTGGGATGTTCCATAGAAGGACCATCATCATCAGAGGCATGGTGCCTTACGGAGGTAGTAG AATGTGCATCAACTTTGTGGCTAGCAGGTCCCGGGACATTGTCTTCCACATGAACCACAGGCTGAGGGAGGGGATCTTGACGAGAAACAGCATGTTTGGAGGAAACTGGGGCCAAGAGGAAATGGAGCTCAGCATGAACCCCTTCATGGAGGGACAGTATTTCGAT atctCAATTCGTTGTGGGCGCCACAAGTTTAAGGTGTTTGTGAATGGACAGCCCTTGTTTGACTACTCCCACCGCTTCCACGCTTTTCACGAAATTGACATGCTGGAGATCGAAGGCGACGTGCAGATCTCCTACGTCCACTTctga
- the LOC137129311 gene encoding galectin-4-like isoform X3, with amino-acid sequence MRKTIPYLAPITGGLREGMSIYLHGFIPENTTRFFINLLCGEYESSDVAFHFSPRFDGWDKVVFNSCQNGYWESEEMIHRMPFCRGQGFEMVISVTSHGYQLRINGNEFHHFKHRIPFDRVYALHITGDVSIQTINVIGGGMGGGMCGGMGMGGGYPGAGMGGGYPGGVDVVVGGGMGGGYAGGVFGGGGYPVGMGGGYQEAPGPGMGCGYPAGMGGVMGGEFPGPNLPGMCGEPIFHPTLPFSVMIPRGMFHRRTIIIRGMVPYGGSRMCINFVASRSRDIVFHMNHRLREGILTRNSMFGGNWGQEEMELSMNPFMEGQYFDISIRCGRHKFKVFVNGQPLFDYSHRFHAFHEIDMLEIEGDVQISYVHF; translated from the exons ATGAGAAAG ACGATTCCCTATCTGGCTCCCATAACTGGAGGGCTGAGGGAGGGGATGTCCATTTACCTCCATGGGTTCATTCCTGAAAATACTACCAG ATTCTTTATCAACTTGCTCTGTGGCGAGTACGAGTCCAGCGATGTTGCCTTCCACTTCAGCCCTCGATTTGATGGCTGGGACAAGGTGGTCTTCAACTCTTGCCAAAATGGATACTGGGAGTCTGAGGAAATGATTCATCGTATGCCCTTTTGTAGGGGGCAGGGCTTTGAAATGGTGATCTCAGTCACTTCACACGGCTACCAG CTCCGAATCAATGGGAATGAGTTCCACCATTTCAAACACCGCATCCCTTTCGACAGAGTGTATGCATTGCACATCACAGGAGACGTTTCCATCCAGACGATTAATGTCATCGGG GGTGGAATGGGTGGTGGCATGTGTGGAGGAATGGGAATGGGA GGTGGATATCCAGGAGCTGGCATGGGA GGAGGATACCCAGGCGGGGTGGATGTTGTAGTGGGTGGAGGAATGGGA GGAGGATATGCAGGAGGAGTCTTCGGG GGAGGAGGGTACCCTGTTGGAATGGGA GGAGGATATCAAGAAGCTCCAGGACCTGGTATGGGA TGCGGATATCCAGCAGGGATGGGTGGCGTTATGGGG GGTGAATTCCCAGGACCCAACCTGCCG GGCATGTGCGGGGAACCAATATTCCACCCT ACTCTGCCTTTCTCTGTCATGATCCCACGTGGGATGTTCCATAGAAGGACCATCATCATCAGAGGCATGGTGCCTTACGGAGGTAGTAG AATGTGCATCAACTTTGTGGCTAGCAGGTCCCGGGACATTGTCTTCCACATGAACCACAGGCTGAGGGAGGGGATCTTGACGAGAAACAGCATGTTTGGAGGAAACTGGGGCCAAGAGGAAATGGAGCTCAGCATGAACCCCTTCATGGAGGGACAGTATTTCGAT atctCAATTCGTTGTGGGCGCCACAAGTTTAAGGTGTTTGTGAATGGACAGCCCTTGTTTGACTACTCCCACCGCTTCCACGCTTTTCACGAAATTGACATGCTGGAGATCGAAGGCGACGTGCAGATCTCCTACGTCCACTTctga
- the LOC137129311 gene encoding galectin-4-like isoform X5, with the protein MSIYLHGFIPENTTRFFINLLCGEYESSDVAFHFSPRFDGWDKVVFNSCQNGYWESEEMIHRMPFCRGQGFEMVISVTSHGYQLRINGNEFHHFKHRIPFDRVYALHITGDVSIQTINVIGGGMGGGMCGGMGMGGGYPGAGMGGGYPGGVDVVVGGGMGGGYAGGVFGGGGYPVGMGGGYQEAPGPGMGCGYPAGMGGVMGGEFPGPNLPGMCGEPIFHPTLPFSVMIPRGMFHRRTIIIRGMVPYGGSRMCINFVASRSRDIVFHMNHRLREGILTRNSMFGGNWGQEEMELSMNPFMEGQYFDISIRCGRHKFKVFVNGQPLFDYSHRFHAFHEIDMLEIEGDVQISYVHF; encoded by the exons ATGTCCATTTACCTCCATGGGTTCATTCCTGAAAATACTACCAG ATTCTTTATCAACTTGCTCTGTGGCGAGTACGAGTCCAGCGATGTTGCCTTCCACTTCAGCCCTCGATTTGATGGCTGGGACAAGGTGGTCTTCAACTCTTGCCAAAATGGATACTGGGAGTCTGAGGAAATGATTCATCGTATGCCCTTTTGTAGGGGGCAGGGCTTTGAAATGGTGATCTCAGTCACTTCACACGGCTACCAG CTCCGAATCAATGGGAATGAGTTCCACCATTTCAAACACCGCATCCCTTTCGACAGAGTGTATGCATTGCACATCACAGGAGACGTTTCCATCCAGACGATTAATGTCATCGGG GGTGGAATGGGTGGTGGCATGTGTGGAGGAATGGGAATGGGA GGTGGATATCCAGGAGCTGGCATGGGA GGAGGATACCCAGGCGGGGTGGATGTTGTAGTGGGTGGAGGAATGGGA GGAGGATATGCAGGAGGAGTCTTCGGG GGAGGAGGGTACCCTGTTGGAATGGGA GGAGGATATCAAGAAGCTCCAGGACCTGGTATGGGA TGCGGATATCCAGCAGGGATGGGTGGCGTTATGGGG GGTGAATTCCCAGGACCCAACCTGCCG GGCATGTGCGGGGAACCAATATTCCACCCT ACTCTGCCTTTCTCTGTCATGATCCCACGTGGGATGTTCCATAGAAGGACCATCATCATCAGAGGCATGGTGCCTTACGGAGGTAGTAG AATGTGCATCAACTTTGTGGCTAGCAGGTCCCGGGACATTGTCTTCCACATGAACCACAGGCTGAGGGAGGGGATCTTGACGAGAAACAGCATGTTTGGAGGAAACTGGGGCCAAGAGGAAATGGAGCTCAGCATGAACCCCTTCATGGAGGGACAGTATTTCGAT atctCAATTCGTTGTGGGCGCCACAAGTTTAAGGTGTTTGTGAATGGACAGCCCTTGTTTGACTACTCCCACCGCTTCCACGCTTTTCACGAAATTGACATGCTGGAGATCGAAGGCGACGTGCAGATCTCCTACGTCCACTTctga